The following coding sequences lie in one Glycine soja cultivar W05 chromosome 16, ASM419377v2, whole genome shotgun sequence genomic window:
- the LOC114389535 gene encoding cation/H(+) antiporter 15-like yields the protein MNSSDFGTNDFILINSNNSLHVCFNSSTYHGSSLWLENSVEKTLPEFVLQFAIILAVNRFLLLVSEQCHVPHIVANIFTGFLFGPSVLGRWNAFIKNAFPFSNMIPFETVGGMVLVYYVFFVGLEIDLKPITGFHKKAMVIVISCTIFTLPIGFGLYYMLVTDMWRKPLPLVNARPKGAILWGITLSCSSEFPEIAKILSDLKLLLTENGQLTLTASLINDLFSWTLLVLALSNFYYASGISFFITIMLVLVCFVVLHPFFKWLFNNAGTRDREFLESQVIFVLHIVLVIGLLTDGLGMHSIIGAFFLGVVIPQGALNNAVQDKAHDFVASFMMPLFFVTVGERIRIQDLALDTHFTTMVVVVLLAFVAKIVCTMAVSWFCLMPNMEGLSLALIMNTKGIMPLIVLSIGRDRRELDNQTYGVMLVACWLMTILVGPVSFALTKALKTRNILGGNRRSMQNTQPDSPLRLLACIHTKRDANVIIDLLKASCPSVRTPIQVLAVELNKMNTRPTASLIIRDAKKPSFTSKSPKLDTEDTLNSFDNLNQAIFTEKMRIISDYNSMHKDILNLARRRGVALILTTLYKQPTYDGLGAGAATARAVNIINRDQASKDEKKVVLENLVRDAPCCVAIFVDRGLSGHNKEQHVAMFYISGADDREALSYAWRMSRRQEVKLTVVRLVWENPNDEFDEKDKEFIRGFVGQTREMGRVRYLEKKVRDEKETVKVLDKIGNKGFDLYVVGRGHGRKMSLAQTLDPVLEEPALGPLGDALTDLNSAAQTSILIFQRQAPLVHGNHVRSASSVAYDKVFDAMVEQQLLCHSTKFPMLLSHYA from the exons ATGAATTCCTCCGACTTTGGAACCAACGATTTCATTTTGATAAACTCAAACAACTCGCTGCATGTCTGTTTCAATAGTAGCACATACCATGGTTCGAGCCTTTGGTTGGAAAATTCCGTGGAGAAAACACTACCCGAATTTGTCCTGCAATTTGCAATTATCCTAGCAGTCAACCGATTTTTGCTCCTTGTTTCTGAACAATGCCATGTACCTCATATTGTTGCCAATATTTTT ACGGGTtttctatttggtccatctgtTCTGGGACGTTGGAATGCTTTTATCAAAAACGCATTTCCTTTCAGTAACATGATACCATTTGAAACCGTGGGAGGGATGGTCCTTGTTTACTACGTGTTCTTTGTAGGTCTAGAGATAGACTTGAAACCAATAACGGGATTTCACAAGAAGGCCATGGTTATTGTCATTTCCTGCACAATCTTCACCTTACCAATAGGGTTTGGCTTGTACTACATGCTTGTCACCGACATGTGGCGCAAACCTTTGCCCCTTGTCAATGCTAGGCCAAAGGGTGCAATATTATGGGGAATTACCCTTTCTTGCAGCAGTGAGTTTCCTGAGATTGCAAAGATCCTTTCAGACCTTAAGCTTCTCCTCACAGAAAACGGACAACTGACTCTCACTGCTTCTCTCATCAATGACTTGTTTTCATGGACTCTTCTTGTGTTAGCTCTATCTAATTTCTATTATGCTTCTGGGATATCTTTTTTCATAACGATCATGCTTGTGTTGGTGTGTTTTGTGGTACTTCACCCCTTTTTCAAGTGGCTATTCAACAATGCGGGTACCCGGGATCGTGAGTTCCTTGAGTCACAAGTTATCTTTGTGTTGCATATAGTTTTGGTTATTGGGTTGTTAACTGATGGGTTGGGTATGCATTCCATTATTGGGGCTTTCTTTTTGGGTGTTGTGATCCCTCAAGGTGCGCTTAACAACGCGGTGCAGGACAAGGCACATGATTTTGTGGCTTCGTTCATGATGCCTTTGTTCTTTGTGACTGTTGGAGAGAGAATTAGGATCCAAGACTTGGCCTTGGACACTCATTTTACAACTATGGTGGTGgttgttttgttggcttttgTGGCGAAAATTGTGTGCACTATGGCGGTTTCTTGGTTCTGCCTGATGCCAAACATGGAAGGATTATCCCTTGCACTGATCATGAATACTAAAGGAATAATGCCATTGATCGTTCTCAGCATCGGCAGGGACAGACGC GAACTGGACAACCAAACCTATGGGGTGATGCTAGTAGCATGCTGGCTAATGACAATCCTAGTGGGACCAGTCTCATTCGCTTTAACAAAAGCCTTGAAAACAAGAAACATTCTAGGAGGCAACCGCAGGAGCATGCAAAACACACAACCAGACTCACCCCTTAGACTACTAGCTTGCATCCACACAAAGCGCGATGCCAACGTGATTATTGACCTATTAAAAGCCTCGTGCCCCTCGGTGAGAACCCCAATTCAAGTCCTGGCAGTGGAACTAAACAAAATGAACACCCGCCCCACCGCATCACTCATCATAAGGGATGCCAAAAAACCATCCTTCACCTCAAAATCCCCGAAACTCGACACCGAAGATACCCTCAACAGCTTCGACAACCTCAACCAAGCCATCTTCACGGAGAAGATGAGAATAATCTCAGACTACAACTCCATGCACAAAGACATCTTAAACCTTGCAAGGCGTAGAGGAGTGGCGCTTATACTAACCACACTATACAAGCAACCAACTTACGACGGTTTGGGAGCCGGTGCCGCCACCGCAAGAGCAGTTAACATAATTAACCGCGACCAAGCAAGCAAAGACGAGAAGAAAGTGGTGTTGGAGAACCTAGTTAGGGATGCACCATGCTGTGTGGCGATATTTGTGGATAGGGGGTTGAGTGGTCATAATAAGGAGCAACATGTGGCGATGTTCTACATCTCTGGTGCAGATGACCGAGAAGCGCTCTCATACGCGTGGAGAATGAGTAGAAGGCAGGAGGTGAAGTTAACGGTGGTGAGGCTGGTTTGGGAGAACCCTAATGACGAGTTCGACGAGAAGGACAAGGAGTTCATAAGGGGGTTTGTGGGGCAAACGAGGGAGATGGGTAGGGTTAGGTATTTGGAGAAGAAGGTGAGGGATGAGAAGGAGACGGTGAAGGTGCTGGATAAGATAGGGAATAAAGGGTTTGATTTGTATGTGGTGGGGAGAGGGCATGGGAGGAAGATGTCGCTGGCGCAGACGCTGGATCCGGTGTTGGAGGAGCCTGCGTTGGGGCCTCTTGGCGATGCTTTGACCGATTTGAACTCTGCGGCTCAAACATCTATTTTGATTTTCCAGAGACAGGCTCCGCTTGTTCATGGGAACCATGTCAGGTCTGCTTCGTCTGTTGCTTATGACAAAGTGTTTGATGCCATGGTGGAGCAGCAACTACTATGCCATTCAACCAAGTTTCCAATGCTTTTAAGTCATTATGCTTGA
- the LOC114389435 gene encoding importin-5-like, whose product MASDPMQQVALILGPDSAQLESLISQLMSSSNHHRSQAESLFNLCKQARPEALLLGLAHLLHSSPNPESRTMSAILLRRHLTRHHDSFLWPLLSPPARSSLHSLLLSSLHNEPLKSITKKLCDTISELAAATLPDDAAAWPDLLPLLFQWVTSPDPRLQEISLLIFAQLAHYIGQTLLPQISTLHSVFLRSLHSSTPSDVRIAALAAAINFIQCLTNSSDRDRFQDLLPLMMQTLTEALNSGQEAVAQEALELLIELAGTEPRFLRRQIVDVVGSMLQVAEAEALEEGTRHLAIEFVVTLAEARERAPGMMRKLPQFVRKLFGVLMNLLLDIEDDPAWHGAEDEEEDAGETSNYGFGQECLDRLSISLGGNTIVPVASELLPTYLSAPEWEKHHAALIALAQIAEGCSKVMIKNLEQVLSMILNSFHDPHPRVQWAAINAIGQLSTDLGPDLQVKFHHLVLPALAGAMDDFQNPRVQAHAASAVLNFTENCTSDILTPYLDGIVSKLLVLLQNGKQMVQEGALTALASVADSSQEQFQKYYDAVMPYLKAILVNANDKSNRMLRAKAMECISLVGMAVGKEKFRDDAKQVMDVLMSLQQSQLDADDPTASYMLQAWARLCKCLGQDFLPYMGFVMPPLLQSAQLKPDVTITSADSDTEFDEEDDSIETITLGDKRIGIKTSVLEEKATACNMLCCYADELKEGFFPWIDQVAFTLVPLLKFYFHEEVRKAAVSAMPELLSSAKSAVEKGQSQGRDKTYVKQLSDYIIPNLVEALHKEPEVEICASMLDALNECIQVSGSHLDEKQVRSIVDEIKQVLTASSSRKHERAERAKEEDFDAEERELLKEENEQEEELFDQVGDCLGTLIKTFRASFLPFFDDLSSYLTPMFGKDKTSEERRIAICIFDDVAEHGREAALKYYDSFLPFLLEACNDEYPDVRQAAVYGVGVCAEFGGSVFKPLVGEALSRLDAVIRHPNALHSDNIMAYDNAVSALGKICQFHRDSINAAQVVPAWLNCLPIKGDLIEAKVVHDQLCSMVERSDRELIGPNNQYLSKIVAVFAEILCAGNNLANEQTVSRMINLLRQLQQTLPPSTLASTWSSLQPQQQLALQSILSS is encoded by the exons ATGGCGAGTGATCCGATGCAACAAGTGGCCCTAATCCTGGGCCCGGACTCAGCCCAGCTGGAATCCCTAATCTCCCAATTGATGTCTTCGTCCAACCACCACCGCTCCCAGGCGGAGTCCTTATTCAACCTCTGCAAGCAGGCCCGCCCGGAGGCCCTCCTTTTGGGCCTGGCCCATCTCCTCCACTCCTCCCCGAACCCCGAGAGCCGCACCATGTCCGCCATCCTCCTCCGCCGCCACCTCACGCGCCACCACGACTCCTTCCTCTGGCCCCTCCTCTCCCCTCCCGCCCGCTCCTCCCTCCACTCCCTCCTCCTCTCCTCCCTCCACAACGAGCCTCTCAAATCAATCACCAAGAAGCTCTGCGACACCATCTCAGAGCTTGCCGCCGCCACCCTCCCCGACGACGCCGCCGCCTGGCCCGACCTCCTCCCCCTCCTCTTCCAGTGGGTCACCTCCCCCGACCCGAGGCTCCAAGAAATCTCGCTCTTGATATTCGCTCAATTGGCTCATTACATCGGCCAAACCCTACTCCCTCAAATTTCCACTCTCCACTCCGTCTTCCTCCGCTCCCTCCACTCCTCCACCCCCTCCGACGTCCGCATCGCCGCCCTCGCTGCCGCCATCAACTTCATCCAATGCCTCACCAACTCCTCCGACAGAGACCGCTTCCAGGACCTCCTCCCTCTCATGATGCAGACCCTCACGGAGGCACTGAACTCCGGCCAGGAGGCCGTCGCTCAGGAGGCTCTCGAGCTTCTCATCGAGCTCGCCGGCACTGAGCCGCGCTTCCTCCGGCGACAAATCGTCGATGTCGTCGGTTCCATGCTGCAGGTGGCAGAGGCCGAGGCCTTGGAGGAAGGAACACGGCACTTGGCGATTGAATTTGTCGTTACTCTCGCTGAGGCGAGGGAGCGTGCTCCTGGAATGATGAGGAAGCTGCCACAGTTTGTGAGAAAGCTTTTTGGTGTGTTGATGAATTTGTTGCTTGATATCGAGGATGATCCTGCGTGGCACGGTGCAGAGGATGAGGAAGAGGACGCGGGCGAGACGAGTAACTATGGCTTTGGGCAGGAGTGCTTGGATAGGCTCTCGATTTCACTCGGCGGGAACACCATTGTGCCAGTTGCCTCTGAGCTGTTGCCCACCTACTTGTCTGCTCCTGAGTGGGAGAAGCACCATGCTGCCCTCATTGCGCTTGCCCAAATTGCAGAGGGTTGTTCGAAG GTTATGATAAAGAATCTGGAGCAGGTATTGTCAatgattttaaattcatttcaCGATCCTCACCCTCGAGTGCAATGGGCAGCTATAAATGCAATTGGGCAGTTGTCCACGGATTTGGGGCCAGACTTGCAGGTTAAATTTCACCACTTAGTGCTGCCGGCTTTGGCTGGAGCCATGGATGATTTTCAAAATCCAAGAGTACAG GCTCATGCTGCTTCTGCAGTGCTAAATTTCACTGAGAATTGTACCTCAGATATCCTAACACCTTACTTAGATGGGATTGTGAGCAAACTTTTGGTACTCCTGCAG AATGGGAAGCAAATGGTTCAAGAAGGAGCATTGACAGCCTTAGCATCTGTTGCTGATTCTTCACAG GAGCAATTTCAGAAGTATTATGATGCTGTGATGCCATATTTAAAAGCTATTCTGGTGAATGCAAACGATAAGTCTAATCGTATGCTTCGAGCCAAAGCAATGGAGTGCATTAGTTTGGTAGGAATGGCTGTTGGAAAGGAGAAGTTCAGGGATGATGCCAAACAG GTCATGGATGTCTTGATGTCACTGCAACAATCTCAACTGGATGCTGATGATCCAACTGCAAGTTACATGCTACAA GCATGGGCGCGGCTTTGCAAGTGCCTTGGGCAGGATTTTCTCCCATACATGGGGTTTGTCATGCCTCCTTTGCTCCAGTCTGCGCAACTTAAGCCCGATGTGACCATTACATCAGCGGATTCTGATACTGaatttgatgaagaagatgacaG CATTGAAACAATCACACTTGGGGATAAAAGGATTGGCATTAAGACTAGTGTCTTGGAGGAGAAGGCTACCGCTTGTAACATGCTATGTTGCTATGCTGATGAGTTGAAGGAAGGATTTTTCCCTTGGATTGACCAG GTTGCTTTCACATTGGTTCCTCTTCTTAAATTTTACTTCCATGAAGAAGTTAGGAAGGCTGCAGTTTCAG CCATGCCAGAACTGTTGTCCTCGGCAAAATCAGCTGTAGAGAAGGGACAGTCGCAAGGTCGTGATAAGACTTACGTAAAACAGTTGTCTGATTATATAATACCAAATTTGGTGGAGGCTTTACACAAG GAGCCAGAAGTAGAAATTTGTGCAAGCATGTTGGACGCATTGAATGAATGCATACAG GTCTCTGGATCACATCTAGATGAAAAGCAAGTTCGGAGCATTGTTGATGAGATTAAACAAGTCCTTACGGCCAGTTCATCAAGAAAACATGAAAGAGCAGAGAGGGCCAAAGAAGAGGACTTTGATGCTGAAGAAAGAGAACTActcaaagaagaaaatgagcAAGAAGAGGAACTTTTTGATCAA GTTGGTGATTGCTTGGGAACTTTGATAAAGACATTCAGGGCATCTTTCTTGCCTTTCTTTGATGATCTGTCCTCATACCTAACTCCTATGTTT GGTAAAGACAAAACCTCAGAGGAAAGGAGAATTGCCATTTGTATATTTGATGATGTTGCTGAGCATGGTCGTGAAGCTGCTCTTAA ATATTAtgattcttttcttccattcttACTTGAAGCTTGCAATGATGAATATCCAGATGTTCGACAG GCTGCTGTTTatggtgttggtgtttgtgctGAGTTTGGTGGATCTGTTTTCAAACCCCTTGTTGGAG AGGCACTTTCAAGGTTAGATGCTGTGATAAGGCATCCAAATGCACTACATTCTGATAACATAATGGCATATGACAATGCTGTTTCAGCTCTTGGAAAAATATGCCAATTCCATCGTGATAGCATAAATGCAGCACAG GTTGTTCCTGCCTGGCTAAATTGCTTGCCTATAAAAGGTGATTTAATTGAAGCCAAGGTTGTGCATGACCAACTTTGTTCAATGGTTGAAAG ATCGGATAGAGAACTTATAGGTCCCAACAATCAATATCTTTCCAAAATTGTTGCAGTTTTTGCCGAG ATTTTATGTGCGGGAAATAATCTGGCAAACGAACAGACTGTTAGTCGGATGATTAATTTATTGAGGCAGCTTCAACAGACTTTACCACCTTCTACACTTGCTTCAACCTGGTCATCCTTGCAGCCTCAGCAGCAGCTTGCACTTCAGTCCATCCTATCATCCTAG
- the LOC114390373 gene encoding probable glycosyltransferase At5g03795, translating into MKSHFITKDPTEADLFFLPFSIARLRHNRRVGVGGKQDFIRDYIQNISHKYPYWNRTGGADHFYVACHSIGRSAMDKAPDVKFNAIQVVCSSSYFLTGNIAHKDTCLPQIWPRKGNPPILVSSKRKRLAFFAGGVNSPVRVKLLETWKNDSEIFVHHGRLKTPYADELLGSKFGLHVVEIQSKR; encoded by the exons ATGAAGAGCCATTTCATTACAAAAGACCCAACAGAAGCAGATCTTTTCTTTCTGCCCTTTTCCATAGCAAGATTGCGGCACAATCGTAGAGTTGGTGTGGGAGGTAAACAAGACTTCATTAGAGACTACATTCAGAATATCAGTCACAAGTATCCATATTGGAACCGCACAGGTGGTGCCGATCACTTTTATGTTGCTTGTCATTCAATTGGAAGGTCTGCCATGGACAAAGCACCAGATGTGAAATTCAATGCCATTCAAGTTGTATGCTCATCTAGTTATTTCCTAACTGGGAATATTGCTCATAAGGATACATGCCTACCACAAATTTGGCCAAGAAAAGGAAATCCCCCTATCCTTGTTTCATCAAAGAG GAAAAGGCTAGCTTTCTTTGCTGGAGGAGTAAATTCCCCGGTACGTGTAAAGCTTCTCGAGACATGGAAAAATGATTCAGAAATCTTTGTGCACCATGGAAGACTTAAAACACCATATGCAGATGAACTGCTAGGAAGCAAGTTCGGCCTTCATGTTGTAGAGAttcaaagcaaaagataa
- the LOC114390371 gene encoding ethylene-responsive transcription factor ERN1-like produces MEIQFQQPNLQQQKSGIAITKGGKLKGRSRSNNTNKFVGVRQRPSGRWVAEIKDTTQKIRMWLGTFETAEEAARAYDEAACLLRGSNTRTNFITHVSLDSPLASRIRNLLNNRKGVKKQEDTNANANNAPAPKVTTTRSASTCTSTSTSTSTSSNSSNGNDKNDKSLSTANTRSSNLFDDAYKPDLSNCREEFESGHQSNASWGFGTVFDRFPIAQILDIPKIDDGLLTNAADLELSEFERMKVERQISASLYAINGVQEYMETVQDSNDTLWDLPPLCSMFC; encoded by the coding sequence ATGGAAATTCAATTCCAACAACCAAACCTGCAGCAACAGAAATCAGGTATTGCAATCACCAAAGGAGGAAAGTTGAAAGGGAGAAGCAGAAGCAACAACACCAACAAATTTGTTGGAGTGAGACAAAGGCCTTCAGGGAGATGGGTTGCTGAGATCAAAGACACAACTCAGAAGATAAGAATGTGGCTTGGCACATTTGAGACAGCTGAGGAAGCAGCAAGAGCCTACGATGAAGCTGCGTGCCTTCTTCGCGGATCAAACACTCGCACCAACTTCATCACTCATGTGTCCTTGGATTCCCCTCTTGCTTCTCGAATTCGAAATCTTCTTAACAACAGAAAAGGTGTAAAAAAACAGGAAGAtactaatgctaatgcaaataaTGCACCTGCTCCAAAAGTTACCACTACTAGAAGTGCTAGCACTTGTACTAGTACTAGTACTAGTACTAGTACTAGTAGTAATTCAAGCAATGGCAATGACAAGAATGATAAGTCTCTTTCTACCGCAAATACTCGAAGTTCGAATCTGTTTGATGATGCTTATAAACCAGATTTGAGCAATTGCAGGGAGGAGTTTGAGTCAGGTCATCAATCCAATGCTTCATGGGGCTTTGGAACTGTCTTTGATCGTTTTCCTATTGCTCAAATATTGGATATACCAAAGATTGATGATGGCCTCCTCACTAATGCAGCTGACTTGGAGCTTTCAGAATTTGAAAGAATGAAAGTTGAAAGACAAATATCAGCTTCACTCTATGCAATTAATGGGGTGCAAGAGTACATGGAAACTGTTCAGGACTCCAATGATACTCTCTGGGATCTTCCACCCTTATGCTCAATGTTCTGTTAA
- the LOC114390660 gene encoding myb-like protein X isoform X2 → MTLSLETPTKLFLFVEMKTASSIFPCIRVNACVTDTSLNVALNGSGKCYKYVRHKPVVLSHQRSSSCSSVSPNPNFHDRDLSDLVKVFASSLCEDNIDMEISHDIKIKDDKLGDVKEEKIKAEAELKHKSVEKEHTKSKEEKKHKDEDKSKKKKKEKVEEEDEEREKKEKDLKAKGDDGEEKKEKDKKEKKKKENKDKGDKTDVEKVKGKENDGEDDEEKKEKKKKEKKDKDGKTDAEKIKKKEDDGKDDEEKKEKKKKYDKIDAEKVKGKEDDGKDEGNKEKKDKEKGDGDGEEKKEKKDKEKEKKKEKKDKDEETDTLKEKGKNDEGEDDEGNKKKKKDKKEKEKDHKKEKKDKEEGEKEDSKVEVSVRDIDIEEIKKEGEKEDKGKDGGKEVKEKKKKEDKDKKEKKKKVTGKDKTKDLSTLKQKLEKINGKIQPLLEKKADIERQIKEVEAEGHVVNEENKNEVQ, encoded by the exons ATGACGCTCTCACTCGAGACCCCGACAAAACTTTTCCTTTTCGTTGAAATGAAAACCGCTTCATCGATATTTCCTTGTATACGCGTCAATGCGTGTGTAACCGACACGTCACTAAATGTCGCACTCAATGGATCCGGAAAATGCTATAAATACGTCAGACACAAGCCAGTAGTACTAAGTCACCAACGTTCCAGTAGCTGCTCCTCAGTTTCTCCAAACCCAAACTTTCACGACAG GGACCTGTCAGATTTAGTTAAGGTTTTTGCATCATCACTGTGTGAAGATAATATAGATATGGAAATCTCCCATGACATCAAGATCAAGGATGACAAGCTAGGTGATGTAAAGGAAGAGAAGATTAAGGCAGAAGCGGAACTGAAGCATAA ATCAGTTGAGAAAGAGCATACAAAAAGTAAGGAAGAGAAGAAACATAAAGATGAAgataaatcaaagaaaaagaagaaagagaaggtggaagaggaagatgaagagagagagaaaaaagaaaaagatttgaaAGCTAAAGGGGACGATGGTGAAGAGAAAAAGGAGAAGGataagaaggagaagaagaaaaaagaaaacaaagacaaGGGTGACAAAACTGATGTAGAGAAGGTCAAGGGGAAAGAAAATGATGGGGAGGATgatgaagagaagaaggaaaagaagaaaaaggagaagaaagacaAGGATGGCAAAACTGATGCAGAGAAgatcaagaagaaagaagatgatgggAAGGATgatgaagagaagaaggaaaagaagaaaaagtatgacaaaattGATGCAGAGAAAGTCAAGGGGAAAGAAGATGATGGGAAAGATGAAGGGAATAAggaaaagaaggacaaagaaaaaGGAGACGGTGATGGtgaagagaagaaggaaaagaaagataaagagaaggagaagaaaaaggaaaagaaggataaagATGAAGAAACAGACACattaaaggaaaagggaaaaaatgatgaaggtgaggatgatgaaggaaataagaaaaagaaaaaggataagaaggagaaagagaaggatcacaaaaaggaaaagaaggataaagaggagggtgagaaagaggatAGCAAGGTTGAAGTTTCTGTTAGGGATATTGatatagaagaaataaaaaaagaaggtgAAAAAGAAGATAAAGGAAAGGATGGTGGGAAGGAagtgaaagagaagaagaaaaaagaagacaaagacaagaaggagaagaagaaaaaagttactGGAAAGGACAAGACCAAGGATCTTAGCACTCTGAAGCAGAAGCTTGAAAAAATTAACGGAAAAATACAACCACTCCTTGAAAAGAAGGCTGATATAGAAAGGCAGATTAAAGAAGTTGAAGCTGAAGGTCATGTGGTCAATGAGGAGAACAAGAATGAGGTACAGTAG
- the LOC114390660 gene encoding myb-like protein X isoform X1 — MTLSLETPTKLFLFVEMKTASSIFPCIRVNACVTDTSLNVALNGSGKCYKYVRHKPVVLSHQRSSSCSSVSPNPNFHDRDLSDLVKVFASSLCEDNIDMEISHDIKIKDDKLGDVKEEKIKAEAELKHKSVEKEHTKSKEEKIKVEAELKNKSVEKEHTKSKEEKKHKDEDKSKKKKKEKVEEEDEEREKKEKDLKAKGDDGEEKKEKDKKEKKKKENKDKGDKTDVEKVKGKENDGEDDEEKKEKKKKEKKDKDGKTDAEKIKKKEDDGKDDEEKKEKKKKYDKIDAEKVKGKEDDGKDEGNKEKKDKEKGDGDGEEKKEKKDKEKEKKKEKKDKDEETDTLKEKGKNDEGEDDEGNKKKKKDKKEKEKDHKKEKKDKEEGEKEDSKVEVSVRDIDIEEIKKEGEKEDKGKDGGKEVKEKKKKEDKDKKEKKKKVTGKDKTKDLSTLKQKLEKINGKIQPLLEKKADIERQIKEVEAEGHVVNEENKNEVQ, encoded by the exons ATGACGCTCTCACTCGAGACCCCGACAAAACTTTTCCTTTTCGTTGAAATGAAAACCGCTTCATCGATATTTCCTTGTATACGCGTCAATGCGTGTGTAACCGACACGTCACTAAATGTCGCACTCAATGGATCCGGAAAATGCTATAAATACGTCAGACACAAGCCAGTAGTACTAAGTCACCAACGTTCCAGTAGCTGCTCCTCAGTTTCTCCAAACCCAAACTTTCACGACAG GGACCTGTCAGATTTAGTTAAGGTTTTTGCATCATCACTGTGTGAAGATAATATAGATATGGAAATCTCCCATGACATCAAGATCAAGGATGACAAGCTAGGTGATGTAAAGGAAGAGAAGATTAAGGCAGAAGCGGAACTGAAGCATAAATCAGTTGAGAAAGAGCATACAAAAAGTAAGGAAGAGAAGATTAAGGTAGAAGCGGAACTGAAGAATAAATCAGTTGAGAAAGAGCATACAAAAAGTAAGGAAGAGAAGAAACATAAAGATGAAgataaatcaaagaaaaagaagaaagagaaggtggaagaggaagatgaagagagagagaaaaaagaaaaagatttgaaAGCTAAAGGGGACGATGGTGAAGAGAAAAAGGAGAAGGataagaaggagaagaagaaaaaagaaaacaaagacaaGGGTGACAAAACTGATGTAGAGAAGGTCAAGGGGAAAGAAAATGATGGGGAGGATgatgaagagaagaaggaaaagaagaaaaaggagaagaaagacaAGGATGGCAAAACTGATGCAGAGAAgatcaagaagaaagaagatgatgggAAGGATgatgaagagaagaaggaaaagaagaaaaagtatgacaaaattGATGCAGAGAAAGTCAAGGGGAAAGAAGATGATGGGAAAGATGAAGGGAATAAggaaaagaaggacaaagaaaaaGGAGACGGTGATGGtgaagagaagaaggaaaagaaagataaagagaaggagaagaaaaaggaaaagaaggataaagATGAAGAAACAGACACattaaaggaaaagggaaaaaatgatgaaggtgaggatgatgaaggaaataagaaaaagaaaaaggataagaaggagaaagagaaggatcacaaaaaggaaaagaaggataaagaggagggtgagaaagaggatAGCAAGGTTGAAGTTTCTGTTAGGGATATTGatatagaagaaataaaaaaagaaggtgAAAAAGAAGATAAAGGAAAGGATGGTGGGAAGGAagtgaaagagaagaagaaaaaagaagacaaagacaagaaggagaagaagaaaaaagttactGGAAAGGACAAGACCAAGGATCTTAGCACTCTGAAGCAGAAGCTTGAAAAAATTAACGGAAAAATACAACCACTCCTTGAAAAGAAGGCTGATATAGAAAGGCAGATTAAAGAAGTTGAAGCTGAAGGTCATGTGGTCAATGAGGAGAACAAGAATGAGGTACAGTAG